One segment of Carya illinoinensis cultivar Pawnee chromosome 1, C.illinoinensisPawnee_v1, whole genome shotgun sequence DNA contains the following:
- the LOC122315791 gene encoding glycine-rich RNA-binding protein 2, mitochondrial-like produces the protein MAFCNKVGGLLRRSISQNGPAPINSMLNSIRCMSSSKLFVGGLSYSTDEQSLKDAFAGFGDVVDAKVIVDRDTGRSRGFGFVNYSSTESASEALSAMDGQELNGRNIRVSYANDRPAGPRPFGGGGYRGDRGFGGGDADF, from the exons ATGGCATTTTGTAACAAAGTTGGGGGACTTTTGAGGCGGAGCATTTCTCAGAATGGACCAGCACCAATAAATTCTATGCTTAATTCCATTCGCTGCATGTCATCAAGCAAGCTTTTTGTTGGAG GTCTTTCATACTCAACCGATGAGCAGTCTCTAAAGGATGCATTTGCTGGCTTTGGTGACGTGGTTGATG CCAAGGTTATCGTTGATAGAGATACTGGGCGGTCTAGGGGATTTGGGTTTGTTAACTACTCAAGTACGGAATCTGCAAGCGAAGCACTGTCTGCTATGGATGGCCAG GAACTTAATGGACGAAACATTCGAGTGAGTTATGCCAATGACAGACCTGCTGGCCCTCGACCTTTTGGAGGTGGTGGTTATCGTGGGGACAGAGGTTTTGGTGGTGGAGATGCTGATTTCTAA